In a single window of the Romeriopsis navalis LEGE 11480 genome:
- a CDS encoding HupE/UreJ family protein: MPKALAHNLDQSYLYFQVTDKTLAARAELPVKDLNEILKLGLPNDRKVSPEELQPHLEQIKSYVARNMDIQCAPQNCDLIFQKYDVLESRVQFLQLSYQVTGFQTRPDTVQARYDAILADKTSKYTNMVLIEQNWNAGTFGNEATPLLIFTEPGKTHKVEFAAGSFWQGFSTIVQLGINHILSGIDHVLFLVALLLPSVLRRQDDRWQPVEKFSKSFIYIIKIATAFTIAHSITLGLASLEIVNLPARLVESIIAASIGLAVIEIFYPIFKGRTWFVIFLFGLFHGFGFAEIMGELGITSQHAVLSLFGFNLGVEIGQLAIIAVVFPFLYLLRKQRFYPSLILKGGGLALGILSLYWFIERAFAVNLPVGPIVQGLMPG, from the coding sequence GTGCCCAAAGCGCTGGCGCATAACTTAGACCAAAGTTATCTGTATTTTCAGGTCACGGATAAGACCCTGGCAGCGCGGGCTGAGCTACCGGTTAAAGACCTCAATGAGATTCTCAAACTCGGTTTACCCAACGATCGTAAAGTCAGCCCGGAAGAGCTTCAGCCGCACCTTGAGCAAATCAAATCCTATGTTGCACGCAATATGGATATTCAGTGTGCACCGCAGAATTGTGATTTGATCTTCCAGAAATACGATGTCCTGGAGTCCCGCGTCCAATTTCTCCAACTGAGTTATCAAGTCACGGGATTTCAAACCCGGCCTGACACCGTACAAGCGAGGTATGATGCAATTTTGGCGGATAAAACGTCAAAATATACGAATATGGTGCTGATTGAGCAGAACTGGAACGCTGGCACGTTTGGCAATGAAGCCACTCCGTTGCTGATCTTCACCGAACCCGGTAAAACCCACAAAGTCGAGTTTGCCGCAGGCAGTTTTTGGCAAGGCTTTAGTACGATCGTGCAGCTCGGAATTAACCATATCCTTTCCGGGATTGATCACGTTCTATTCCTCGTCGCGCTCTTATTGCCATCCGTCTTGCGTCGCCAAGACGATCGCTGGCAACCGGTTGAAAAATTCTCTAAATCCTTTATCTACATCATTAAAATCGCAACGGCATTTACCATTGCCCACAGTATTACGCTGGGTCTTGCGAGTTTAGAGATTGTCAACTTGCCTGCACGTCTCGTCGAGTCAATTATTGCCGCGTCAATTGGCCTCGCCGTAATCGAGATTTTCTATCCCATTTTCAAAGGACGCACTTGGTTCGTGATTTTCCTGTTCGGTCTATTTCACGGATTTGGCTTTGCCGAAATCATGGGCGAACTGGGGATCACCAGTCAACATGCCGTGCTCTCATTGTTTGGATTTAACCTCGGTGTCGAGATTGGTCAGTTAGCCATCATTGCCGTTGTCTTTCCGTTCCTCTACCTGTTGCGGAAACAACGATTTTATCCCTCCTTAATTCTCAAAGGGGGCGGTTTAGCATTGGGCATACTATCGCTTTATTGGTTTATTGAGCGGGCATTTGCCGTCAATCTGCCCGTTGGCCCGATTGTTCAAGGATTAATGCCGGGCTAG
- a CDS encoding ornithine cyclodeaminase family protein — protein sequence MPVPTINHQNQVTRSSHLQTRVLCVEDIRGIVHSVGLDTLMDEMIARLTQAFEQFDPTETIVPVRTGFNYSLPHVGLVEWMPLFQKHSQIMVKAVGYHPQNPHLHQLPTVLSTLSAYDPTSGHLLAVMDGTFLTALRTGATSAIASQCFAKPDSQILGLIGTGAQAVTQLHALSRCFKLKQVLIFDADPDVSQSFAARTASLNLGELTIRAAPVTEIVATADILCTATSVDIGHGPVFDDQEAIKPWLHINAVGADFPGKFEVPHHLLNRSFVCPDFRQQAIIEGECQQIQDGQAIGAELFEVVQQPQVYSSYQQQSTVFDSTGFALEDQVAMNMLLDYATKLDVGSWMNLESSASDVKNPYGFATEHAAVQPIT from the coding sequence ATGCCTGTTCCCACAATTAATCATCAGAATCAGGTAACTCGCTCATCTCATTTACAGACTAGGGTCCTCTGCGTCGAAGATATCCGCGGCATTGTACATTCCGTAGGACTAGACACCCTCATGGACGAGATGATTGCACGGCTGACTCAGGCCTTCGAGCAGTTCGATCCAACGGAGACGATCGTCCCGGTACGCACGGGGTTTAACTACAGTCTTCCCCATGTCGGACTAGTCGAATGGATGCCACTGTTTCAGAAGCACTCCCAGATTATGGTCAAAGCCGTGGGTTATCATCCGCAAAACCCGCACTTACATCAACTGCCAACGGTACTTTCAACGCTATCCGCCTACGATCCAACCTCCGGCCATCTGTTAGCGGTCATGGATGGCACATTTCTGACCGCACTCCGGACTGGCGCAACATCCGCGATCGCCAGCCAATGCTTCGCCAAACCCGATAGTCAAATTCTAGGCTTGATTGGGACCGGGGCACAAGCCGTCACCCAACTCCATGCACTATCACGTTGCTTCAAGCTCAAACAAGTCTTGATCTTTGATGCTGATCCCGACGTCAGCCAATCCTTTGCCGCACGAACCGCTAGCCTCAACTTAGGGGAGCTCACAATTCGGGCGGCTCCGGTGACGGAAATTGTCGCAACCGCCGATATTCTTTGCACTGCCACCTCGGTCGATATTGGTCATGGCCCCGTCTTTGATGACCAGGAAGCAATTAAGCCTTGGCTGCACATTAATGCGGTAGGCGCGGATTTTCCCGGCAAATTTGAAGTTCCCCATCACTTACTGAACCGCAGCTTTGTTTGTCCTGACTTTCGCCAACAAGCCATCATTGAAGGTGAATGCCAGCAGATCCAGGATGGTCAAGCGATTGGCGCAGAGCTATTTGAAGTCGTCCAACAGCCCCAGGTCTATTCCAGCTATCAACAACAATCCACTGTGTTTGACTCAACGGGCTTTGCCCTTGAAGATCAAGTCGCGATGAATATGCTCCTCGACTATGCCACAAAGCTGGACGTAGGCAGCTGGATGAACTTAGAAAGCAGCGCCAGTGATGTTAAAAATCCCTATGGTTTTGCGACGGAACACGCCGCCGTGCAACCCATCACTTAA
- a CDS encoding acyl-CoA dehydrogenase family protein has protein sequence MDFSWSDEQLAFKQKVVQFAQDHLNDNIVERDHHGQFSWENWKQCAAFGIQGMCMPEAYSASPALDIMTAVLAMEALGYGCHDNGLTLALNAQMWTVQILLLKFGTDDQKQRYLPRLCNGEWIGVHALSEPNSGSDVYSLTTRAEKCEGGYKLNGHKKFVTCAPICNLALVFATLDPSLGKWGVTAFLVERESTGFATGPVKEKMGLRTAPFGEIYFEDCFVPEANRLGPEGAGFSFSHSSLEYDRCFNLASELGTMERQLEQTVEYAKSREQYGQPIGKFQSVSNRVADMKLRLETARLLLYKVAWLKERDQPAMLEAALLKLYLSECFVASGLDAVRIHGGNGYLSEHGVERDLRDAIGGVIYAGTSDIQRNIIARSLGL, from the coding sequence ATGGATTTTTCCTGGTCCGATGAACAACTTGCGTTTAAGCAAAAAGTGGTGCAATTTGCGCAGGACCACCTGAATGACAATATTGTCGAGCGCGACCATCACGGCCAATTTTCTTGGGAGAACTGGAAACAGTGTGCCGCGTTCGGGATTCAGGGCATGTGTATGCCAGAAGCCTACAGTGCATCGCCGGCATTAGACATCATGACTGCGGTGTTGGCCATGGAAGCATTGGGCTACGGCTGTCATGATAATGGTCTGACATTAGCGCTGAATGCCCAGATGTGGACGGTGCAGATCCTACTATTGAAGTTTGGGACTGACGACCAAAAGCAACGCTATCTACCCCGCTTATGTAACGGTGAATGGATTGGGGTCCATGCCCTGTCTGAACCCAACTCCGGCTCCGATGTCTATAGCCTCACAACCCGCGCCGAAAAGTGTGAAGGGGGCTATAAACTCAACGGGCACAAAAAGTTTGTCACCTGTGCCCCCATCTGCAACCTGGCCTTAGTCTTCGCCACCCTCGATCCCAGCTTAGGGAAATGGGGCGTCACGGCATTTCTAGTCGAACGTGAGTCAACCGGATTTGCTACCGGCCCGGTCAAGGAGAAAATGGGGCTCCGCACCGCTCCATTTGGCGAGATCTACTTTGAGGATTGTTTTGTCCCAGAGGCGAATCGTTTAGGCCCAGAAGGTGCTGGATTTAGCTTCTCTCATAGCTCACTTGAATACGATCGCTGCTTTAACCTCGCCAGTGAGTTAGGCACGATGGAACGGCAATTGGAACAAACCGTTGAATATGCCAAATCCCGCGAACAATACGGACAACCAATCGGCAAGTTCCAATCAGTTTCAAATCGCGTTGCCGATATGAAGCTGCGACTGGAAACCGCACGGCTATTACTCTATAAAGTCGCTTGGCTCAAAGAACGTGATCAACCGGCAATGCTAGAAGCCGCCCTGCTCAAACTCTATCTGAGTGAATGCTTTGTGGCCTCCGGACTGGACGCTGTACGGATTCATGGCGGGAATGGGTACCTAAGCGAGCATGGGGTCGAACGGGATCTGCGGGACGCCATCGGCGGGGTGATTTATGCGGGCACCTCGGATATTCAACGCAATATTATCGCGCGGTCACTGGGGTTATAG
- a CDS encoding amino acid adenylation domain-containing protein has protein sequence MMYHLSQILDRSAAQFADREAFRCDGAGITYRTLQQQANGLAHWLVDQGVKRGDRVGIYLNKSLETAIAVYGIWKAGAAYVPLDPSAPITRTAEVINHCGIRHLLTQKSKRAQLPAILAACPALNYVLGIPDQIELPEAIHRCDWSDLTLDATAPKLHLMEQDLAYIMYTSGSTGTPKGIMHTHRSGLNYAQMAATIYGLKYTDRLGNHSPLHFDMSTLDYFAGPLVGATTVIIPEAYTKLPASLSQLVQDEELTVWYSVPFALIQLLLRGVLDERNLRSLRWVLFGGEPYPAKYMYDLMAKLPQAQFSNVYGPAEINQCSYYHVPALTNETSDTAAVAPIGKIWPNAEARVVNEQDELVPAGAIGELLVRTPTMMNGYWQRPDLNEQAFYRCTIAHQAAVFYRTGDLVQQQTDGNYQFIGRKDRQIKARGYRIELDEVEAALVGHPQVEAAAAYAVPHAAHSQQIEAAVILQADSQLAADDLISHAAAHLPTYAVPKKLIIAPNLPRTGTGKIDRTALKQQALQQQALAAPS, from the coding sequence ATGATGTATCACCTATCGCAAATTCTGGATCGCTCCGCCGCTCAGTTCGCTGATCGCGAAGCCTTCCGCTGTGATGGCGCAGGTATCACTTATCGCACGCTACAGCAACAAGCGAATGGCCTCGCACATTGGTTAGTTGACCAAGGGGTAAAACGCGGTGATCGAGTAGGGATTTACCTCAACAAAAGCCTCGAAACGGCGATCGCCGTTTATGGCATCTGGAAAGCTGGGGCCGCCTATGTGCCCCTTGATCCGAGTGCGCCAATCACCCGGACCGCAGAGGTGATTAATCATTGCGGGATTCGTCATTTGCTGACCCAAAAATCAAAACGGGCGCAGCTACCGGCAATCCTCGCAGCTTGCCCAGCGCTCAACTATGTCCTCGGCATCCCCGATCAGATTGAATTACCCGAGGCGATTCATCGCTGCGACTGGTCTGATTTAACACTCGACGCAACGGCCCCAAAACTGCACCTGATGGAGCAAGATTTGGCTTACATCATGTATACCTCCGGCTCAACTGGCACACCGAAAGGAATTATGCATACCCATCGCAGTGGGCTGAATTATGCCCAGATGGCCGCCACCATCTATGGCTTGAAATATACCGATCGATTAGGCAACCACTCCCCCTTGCACTTCGATATGTCCACCCTCGATTACTTCGCTGGGCCGCTGGTGGGCGCCACGACCGTCATTATCCCCGAAGCCTACACCAAGCTCCCGGCGAGTCTCTCACAGCTCGTGCAGGATGAGGAATTAACCGTATGGTACTCGGTGCCATTTGCCTTAATCCAGCTGTTATTGCGCGGGGTGCTTGACGAACGAAATCTCCGTTCATTGCGCTGGGTGTTATTTGGTGGAGAGCCTTACCCGGCAAAATACATGTACGACTTAATGGCAAAACTCCCCCAAGCCCAATTCAGTAATGTCTACGGGCCGGCAGAGATTAATCAATGTAGCTATTATCATGTACCGGCCTTAACTAACGAAACATCCGATACAGCCGCTGTCGCTCCGATCGGCAAAATTTGGCCCAACGCCGAAGCACGCGTCGTCAATGAGCAAGATGAACTGGTCCCAGCCGGTGCAATCGGTGAATTACTCGTGCGCACACCCACCATGATGAACGGTTACTGGCAACGGCCTGATTTGAACGAGCAGGCATTCTATCGTTGCACGATCGCCCATCAAGCCGCCGTGTTTTACCGCACCGGGGACTTAGTCCAACAGCAGACTGATGGGAATTACCAATTCATTGGCCGTAAGGATCGACAAATTAAAGCGCGGGGTTATCGGATCGAACTCGATGAAGTAGAAGCGGCCCTAGTCGGACATCCTCAGGTAGAAGCAGCCGCCGCCTACGCAGTGCCCCACGCCGCCCATAGTCAGCAAATTGAAGCAGCCGTAATTTTGCAGGCGGACAGCCAACTGGCCGCAGACGACCTAATTAGTCACGCCGCCGCGCACTTACCAACCTACGCCGTCCCCAAAAAGTTGATCATTGCCCCCAACCTGCCCCGCACTGGCACCGGCAAAATTGACCGCACGGCCTTAAAACAGCAGGCATTACAACAACAAGCACTAGCCGCACCATCGTAA
- a CDS encoding acyl carrier protein, with translation MDTQNILKTYISQTLLNDRQLVEIDDDLLGESIIDSMGVMQLVAFVEMTFNCKVPQSDITITNFRTIKAIDTYLSNRSL, from the coding sequence ATGGACACCCAAAACATCCTCAAAACGTACATTAGTCAAACCCTACTCAACGATCGTCAACTCGTTGAGATTGATGATGATTTACTCGGGGAATCCATCATCGATTCCATGGGCGTCATGCAGCTAGTCGCATTTGTTGAAATGACCTTTAATTGCAAAGTCCCACAGTCCGATATCACCATCACAAACTTCCGAACCATCAAAGCGATCGATACCTACTTGAGCAATAGGAGCTTGTAA
- a CDS encoding non-ribosomal peptide synthetase — protein MSIQAVTHQSAFNAQLAGQSNLTTAQQLLWLGQKLAPESLLYNMAFLFTFDTAIDPTHFQAAWQKLLQCSHTLRSVIEEVDGVPQQRVMQSFNGRIPLIDLSREVAPQQALQNWAKAQTQKHFQLSECLIDTALIQLNNQQFVWYLNQHHLITDIASVHNIYQTMGEFYRRSRDGTLDQATEFPTAPPLSPPSTQAIDYWKTVRATPVALYHRTATIVAPRTRRVFCELGPARTARLQQLALASEATALTPALSLFNLIAGIFFAYLHRVSGSDSVSFATPAHGRPTREMKAAIGCFIELFPLQTVIDPGETFASLLTKVNAASGRMLRHAQPGSSAFAASRDMNVVLNFIQTKLADFDGRSVQAEWVHPDAGDPRHHLRLQVHDFDDRGSLQLHFDFNCDLFDSALQDRAPSHFLALVDAMLNDRRQPIHQVALINDAERRQLDSWGKSPSNNIEATVVQTFEAQVERTPTAIAVTENHTTLTYQQLNRQANQLAQDLCQRGVTRETSIAICLRRSAAMLVAILGILKAGGTYVPLDPKQPQARIAYILQDTQAQLIITQSEFAAQLPHKTGLLLLDQIDLQQQSPYNLPTHPALHQLAYRLYTSGSTGQPKGVEIEHRSLANYVQWANQQYVRDRRLAFPLFSPLTFDLTVTSIYLPLVSGGQIVIYPETAEAIDLSLQRIFTDDAVDVVKLTPSHLSLVQGMKIGSRVKTLILGGEDLKTSVAMAIATASDHPIEIYNEYGPTEATVGCMIHRFQPAPNSPTSVSIGQPAAGAAIYLLDAQLNLVPQGAAGEIFIGGPGLARGYLNQPALTADRFIQYGQTRLYRTGDRGRWEANGCLSYVGRNDRQVKVHGHRIELGEIESKLMTHPAIVMSAIKLISTTTSPALDRPITYCTSCGIASNYPGVSFDSQGICTICHTYETYRHRTAQYFKSLNQLQTQLDAARQRKQGKYDCMMLLSGGKDSTYALAQLVDMGFEVFAFTLDNGYISEEAKANIRRVVKTLNVDHQFGSTPAMNEIFVDSLNRHCNVCNGCFKTIYTLSMKLAYERGIPCIVTGLSRGQFFETRLTEEWFTNLFGQTEFDVDQIDATILEARKVYHRTNDAVSHLMDVEVFQTDDIFNRVEIIDFYRYCEVELAEMLAFLRDHVPWIRPSDTGRSTNCLINNVGIHLHTQKRGYHNYALPYSWDVRMGHKTPEAAIDELNDAINVAEVERILEEIGYKDESGEQLVAYYHGTATATELRIFLAKHLPSNLVPTHFIQLDQMPLTANGKVDFAALPPPQTSRPELQSPFVAATTTIEKTLVQLWQQVLKVNQIGIHDHFFDLGGDSIMAIQIAARMSEGGLSLSPNQIFQHPTIAALTQVVTLEVNTEQEVLTGSIPLTPIQQAFFEQRPPEPEQFTQTVLLDVATPVDSSILKAALAALITHHDSLRLRYEPTANGWEQYYQTTTPAVELTQVDLSTAAAQQQQIASSVAQLQTQLNLTKGDLLRTAIFNLGSRTRLALIVHHLAIDAVSWLTLLKDLETAYMQLSQGQTVLLPLKTSAFKTWADGLSQVSLAPAEIDYWLSQDTITATITPHDCPPQRNAITQNISRQLSHELTEKFIQLPQRGRPEELLLTALTLAMQQQTGQSSLRIDLEGHGREEPLVPGIRLIRTIGWFTSLFPITLTAKSQPKATLESVQRTLQQIPTNGIGYGILRYFSPHSQRLKAQPQAEILFNYLGNLEQIFTPTSMFRLAEPLQVSRSPRQIRSHPIDITALIHNGQLQVDWQYSGLSRTVVEQLADEMMKQVQDLLNRDAEPTRVEDFPLANLNQQKLNKLAALLGETTETEDES, from the coding sequence ATGTCGATACAAGCAGTGACCCATCAATCGGCGTTCAACGCACAACTCGCTGGGCAATCAAATTTGACGACAGCCCAGCAGTTGCTGTGGCTCGGGCAAAAACTAGCACCCGAATCATTGCTGTACAATATGGCGTTTCTCTTCACCTTCGACACCGCCATCGACCCAACGCATTTTCAAGCCGCATGGCAAAAATTACTGCAATGTAGCCATACCTTACGCAGCGTGATTGAGGAAGTTGACGGGGTGCCCCAACAGCGGGTCATGCAGTCATTCAATGGTCGCATTCCACTGATTGATTTGAGCCGTGAAGTTGCGCCCCAACAGGCACTCCAGAACTGGGCCAAAGCCCAAACGCAAAAACACTTCCAACTATCAGAGTGCTTAATTGATACAGCCCTCATTCAACTCAACAATCAGCAGTTTGTTTGGTATCTCAATCAGCACCATCTGATTACCGACATTGCATCGGTGCACAACATTTATCAAACAATGGGCGAGTTTTATCGTCGATCGCGCGATGGCACGTTAGACCAAGCCACCGAATTTCCCACAGCACCACCGCTATCACCGCCCTCAACGCAGGCAATTGACTACTGGAAAACGGTTCGAGCCACACCAGTCGCACTCTATCATCGGACCGCCACGATTGTCGCCCCCCGCACCCGCCGCGTCTTCTGCGAACTGGGGCCCGCCCGCACCGCCCGGCTCCAACAATTAGCACTGGCATCCGAAGCGACGGCTTTGACACCGGCATTATCGTTATTTAATCTCATAGCCGGGATATTTTTTGCCTATCTGCATCGCGTCAGTGGAAGTGATTCAGTTAGTTTTGCGACCCCCGCCCACGGGCGACCGACGCGGGAAATGAAAGCGGCGATCGGCTGTTTTATTGAGCTATTCCCATTACAAACCGTCATTGACCCGGGCGAAACATTCGCATCATTACTCACGAAAGTGAATGCGGCCAGTGGTCGCATGCTACGCCATGCCCAGCCAGGCAGCAGTGCATTTGCCGCCAGTCGCGACATGAATGTGGTCCTGAACTTTATTCAGACAAAATTAGCCGACTTTGATGGCCGATCGGTCCAGGCCGAATGGGTCCATCCAGATGCCGGTGATCCGCGCCATCATCTGCGTCTCCAGGTGCATGACTTCGACGATCGGGGCAGCTTGCAACTCCATTTCGATTTCAATTGCGATTTGTTCGACTCAGCGCTGCAAGATCGAGCCCCCAGTCATTTTCTCGCACTGGTCGATGCCATGCTGAACGATCGCCGGCAGCCAATTCACCAAGTTGCACTCATCAATGATGCCGAACGGCGCCAGTTAGACAGTTGGGGGAAAAGCCCATCAAATAACATAGAAGCAACGGTTGTCCAAACGTTCGAAGCGCAAGTTGAGCGAACACCAACCGCTATCGCAGTTACCGAAAATCACACAACGCTAACTTACCAACAGCTCAATCGTCAAGCGAATCAACTCGCGCAGGACTTATGCCAGCGGGGGGTAACCCGCGAAACCTCCATTGCAATTTGCCTCCGCCGATCAGCGGCAATGTTAGTTGCCATCTTGGGGATACTGAAGGCGGGCGGGACTTATGTACCGCTTGATCCAAAACAGCCGCAGGCGCGGATTGCGTATATTTTGCAAGACACACAGGCACAGCTGATCATCACACAGTCCGAATTCGCCGCGCAACTCCCGCATAAAACCGGGCTCCTCTTGCTCGATCAAATTGATTTACAACAACAGTCACCGTACAACTTACCGACGCATCCGGCCCTGCATCAACTCGCATATCGACTCTACACTTCCGGTTCTACAGGCCAGCCCAAAGGAGTTGAAATCGAGCATCGATCGCTCGCCAACTATGTGCAGTGGGCTAATCAACAATATGTGCGTGACCGCCGACTGGCCTTTCCACTATTTTCGCCCCTGACATTCGATTTAACCGTAACGTCAATCTACCTACCGCTGGTATCGGGTGGCCAAATCGTGATTTATCCCGAAACAGCGGAGGCGATCGATTTGTCCTTGCAGCGCATCTTCACCGATGATGCGGTCGATGTCGTTAAGTTGACGCCTTCACATCTCTCACTGGTGCAAGGGATGAAAATTGGGTCCCGCGTCAAGACCTTAATTTTGGGCGGGGAAGATCTCAAGACATCCGTCGCGATGGCAATTGCCACGGCGAGCGATCATCCGATCGAAATTTATAACGAATATGGGCCAACGGAAGCAACGGTGGGCTGTATGATTCACCGGTTTCAACCGGCGCCCAATTCCCCAACATCCGTCTCGATCGGCCAGCCAGCCGCAGGAGCCGCTATCTATCTGCTGGACGCACAACTTAATCTTGTGCCCCAAGGGGCAGCGGGGGAGATTTTCATCGGCGGCCCCGGCTTAGCACGGGGATATCTCAATCAACCGGCGTTGACCGCGGATCGGTTTATTCAGTATGGCCAAACCCGACTCTACCGGACTGGCGATCGGGGCCGGTGGGAAGCGAACGGATGCCTGAGCTATGTTGGCCGGAACGATCGCCAAGTCAAAGTTCACGGCCATCGCATTGAACTCGGTGAGATTGAATCAAAGTTGATGACCCATCCGGCGATCGTCATGAGCGCGATCAAACTGATCAGCACCACCACAAGCCCGGCCTTAGATAGACCAATCACCTATTGCACAAGCTGCGGGATTGCTTCAAATTATCCAGGTGTCAGCTTTGATTCGCAGGGCATCTGTACCATCTGCCATACCTATGAAACCTATCGACATCGGACAGCGCAATACTTTAAATCACTTAATCAACTCCAAACCCAACTCGATGCCGCACGACAGCGAAAACAAGGTAAATATGATTGCATGATGCTGCTCAGTGGCGGCAAAGATAGCACCTATGCCCTGGCTCAGTTGGTGGATATGGGCTTTGAAGTATTCGCCTTTACCCTCGACAACGGCTATATTTCCGAGGAGGCAAAAGCCAATATCCGCCGCGTGGTTAAAACGCTCAACGTGGACCATCAGTTTGGCTCCACACCCGCGATGAATGAGATTTTTGTCGATAGCCTCAACCGTCATTGTAATGTTTGTAATGGGTGCTTTAAAACAATCTATACGCTCAGTATGAAATTGGCTTATGAGCGGGGAATCCCCTGTATTGTGACCGGCTTATCTCGCGGACAGTTTTTTGAGACACGACTGACAGAAGAATGGTTTACGAACTTATTCGGTCAGACAGAATTTGATGTCGATCAGATTGATGCGACGATTCTTGAAGCCCGTAAAGTCTATCACCGCACCAATGATGCCGTTTCACATCTGATGGATGTTGAGGTATTTCAAACGGATGACATTTTTAATCGCGTCGAAATCATCGATTTCTATCGTTATTGTGAGGTTGAGCTGGCCGAAATGTTAGCCTTCCTACGCGACCATGTCCCGTGGATTCGACCATCGGATACGGGCCGATCGACCAATTGTCTGATTAATAATGTCGGCATCCATCTGCATACGCAGAAACGGGGCTATCACAACTATGCATTGCCCTACAGTTGGGATGTGCGCATGGGACATAAAACCCCAGAAGCCGCGATCGATGAACTAAATGATGCAATTAATGTGGCAGAAGTCGAGCGCATCTTAGAAGAGATTGGGTACAAGGATGAATCCGGGGAACAACTCGTCGCCTACTACCATGGGACCGCCACCGCCACCGAGCTCCGGATCTTTCTAGCAAAGCATTTGCCGAGTAATTTAGTGCCAACGCATTTCATTCAACTCGACCAAATGCCGCTGACGGCGAATGGCAAAGTGGATTTTGCCGCATTACCGCCGCCCCAAACAAGCCGCCCCGAATTACAGTCACCATTTGTTGCCGCCACAACGACGATCGAAAAAACCTTGGTTCAACTGTGGCAACAGGTTCTGAAAGTCAACCAAATTGGCATTCACGATCACTTCTTCGATTTGGGGGGTGATTCCATCATGGCGATCCAAATTGCCGCCCGGATGTCGGAAGGTGGCTTGAGCCTATCTCCCAACCAAATTTTCCAACATCCAACCATCGCGGCACTGACCCAGGTGGTGACGCTGGAAGTCAACACCGAACAGGAAGTCCTCACGGGGAGCATCCCACTGACACCGATCCAGCAAGCATTCTTCGAACAACGGCCACCAGAACCGGAACAATTCACCCAAACCGTATTACTGGATGTCGCCACCCCAGTTGATTCATCAATCCTCAAAGCCGCTTTAGCCGCATTAATTACACATCACGATAGTTTGCGCTTACGTTATGAGCCAACGGCCAACGGTTGGGAGCAGTATTACCAAACCACCACACCCGCAGTCGAACTCACACAAGTCGATCTCTCTACCGCCGCAGCGCAACAGCAACAAATCGCATCTAGCGTTGCACAATTGCAAACCCAGCTCAATCTAACTAAGGGCGATTTGCTCCGGACGGCAATCTTTAATTTAGGGAGTCGCACCCGCCTGGCACTGATCGTACATCACTTAGCGATCGATGCTGTTTCTTGGCTGACGCTGTTAAAGGATTTAGAAACCGCTTACATGCAGCTGAGCCAGGGCCAAACCGTCCTCCTCCCACTCAAAACGAGTGCCTTTAAAACTTGGGCCGATGGACTGAGCCAAGTGTCACTTGCGCCAGCCGAAATTGACTACTGGCTCAGCCAAGACACAATTACAGCGACAATCACACCACACGATTGCCCCCCCCAGCGAAACGCCATAACGCAGAACATATCACGCCAACTCAGCCATGAACTCACCGAGAAGTTTATCCAGCTGCCACAGCGGGGGAGACCGGAAGAACTGCTCCTCACCGCACTCACCTTAGCGATGCAGCAACAAACGGGCCAATCCAGTTTACGGATTGACTTGGAAGGGCACGGACGGGAAGAACCACTGGTCCCAGGTATCCGACTGATTCGCACGATCGGCTGGTTTACCTCGCTATTTCCGATTACGCTGACTGCCAAATCGCAGCCAAAAGCCACCTTAGAGTCGGTGCAAAGGACGTTGCAACAAATCCCCACCAATGGGATTGGCTACGGGATTTTGCGCTATTTCAGCCCACATTCGCAGCGGCTAAAGGCACAACCCCAGGCGGAAATCTTATTTAATTATCTTGGCAACTTGGAGCAAATATTCACCCCGACGTCGATGTTCCGACTGGCTGAACCATTACAGGTTTCGCGCAGTCCCCGCCAAATTCGATCACACCCGATCGACATCACGGCTTTAATCCACAACGGTCAACTGCAAGTCGATTGGCAATACAGCGGGCTGTCCCGTACAGTCGTCGAACAACTCGCCGATGAGATGATGAAACAGGTGCAAGACCTGCTCAATCGGGACGCTGAACCAACACGGGTGGAAGATTTCCCACTCGCTAACTTGAATCAGCAAAAACTGAATAAATTAGCCGCGCTGCTCGGTGAGACAACAGAGACGGAGGATGAGTCATGA